One genomic window of Ruminococcus gauvreauii includes the following:
- the rsmH gene encoding 16S rRNA (cytosine(1402)-N(4))-methyltransferase RsmH, translated as MDNQENRHQRRIRYKGTHPRSYKEKYKELQPEKYPETVDHVIQKGSTPVGMHISICVNEILEFLQIRPGQTGLDVTLGYGGHTQEMLKCLQGEGHMYALDVDAVESARTRRRLADLGYGEEILTIRHLNFADIDQVASEAGSFDFVLADLGVSSMQIDNPDRGFSYKQEGPLDLRLDSQRGISAAERLKKISREELRGMLIENADEPYAEEISRAVISARKKGADISTTTQLRQIIENALGTVKADDRKEAIKKSCQRTFQALRIDVNSEYEVLYEFLEKLPDALAKGGRVAILTFHSGEDRIVKKSFRQLQREGVYSEVADEVIRPSAEECLRNPRARSTKMRWAIRA; from the coding sequence ATGGATAATCAGGAGAACAGGCATCAGCGGAGGATCCGTTACAAGGGGACACATCCCAGGTCATATAAAGAGAAATATAAGGAACTTCAGCCGGAGAAATACCCGGAGACTGTGGATCATGTGATACAGAAAGGCAGCACTCCGGTCGGCATGCACATCTCCATATGTGTGAATGAAATATTAGAGTTTCTTCAGATCAGGCCGGGGCAGACGGGGCTTGATGTGACGCTGGGATACGGAGGACATACACAGGAAATGCTGAAGTGCCTGCAGGGGGAAGGCCACATGTATGCCTTGGATGTGGATGCTGTCGAATCTGCCAGGACCCGCAGGCGGCTTGCGGACCTTGGTTACGGGGAAGAGATCCTGACGATCAGGCATTTGAATTTTGCAGATATTGACCAGGTGGCATCAGAGGCGGGATCTTTTGACTTTGTGCTGGCGGATCTGGGAGTATCCTCCATGCAGATTGATAATCCGGACAGAGGTTTCTCTTATAAACAGGAAGGTCCGCTGGATCTGAGACTGGATTCTCAGCGGGGGATATCGGCTGCAGAGCGTTTGAAGAAGATATCGAGGGAAGAACTGCGGGGAATGCTGATCGAAAATGCAGATGAACCGTATGCCGAAGAAATCTCAAGGGCTGTGATCTCGGCAAGGAAAAAAGGCGCGGATATTTCCACCACGACTCAGTTGAGACAGATCATTGAAAATGCGCTTGGCACTGTTAAGGCTGATGACAGGAAAGAGGCAATTAAAAAATCCTGCCAGAGGACATTTCAGGCGCTCCGCATTGATGTCAACAGTGAATATGAGGTGTTATATGAATTTCTGGAAAAGCTGCCGGATGCCCTGGCAAAAGGCGGGCGTGTTGCCATACTGACATTCCATTCGGGGGAAGACCGGATCGTGAAAAAATCTTTCAGACAGCTGCAGCGCGAAGGGGTCTACAGTGAAGTTGCGGATGAGGTGATCCGCCCGTCAGCGGAGGAATGCCTCCGAAATCCCCGTGCGCGTTCAACGAAGATGAGGTGGGCAATCAGGGCGTAA